A stretch of Lathyrus oleraceus cultivar Zhongwan6 chromosome 6, CAAS_Psat_ZW6_1.0, whole genome shotgun sequence DNA encodes these proteins:
- the LOC127098493 gene encoding pumilio homolog 4 isoform X2, with product MASGSKVDVQTLDLTNRTIEDTLQSELERILQDQRSQQFINRDRGFDIYRSGSAPPTVEGSLSAFGSLRNFDYGANNGGRSNNTNNNNNNNNNNNNGILTEDEIRSHPAYLSYYYSHESINPRLPPPLLSKEDWRVAQRFQVGGSSSTEGFGDWRKNATPNGDSSSLFSMQPEFSVKQAENDLMELRKASGRNLSRQSSPQMLDRHMDGIRMPGTGLGVRRTCYSDILQDGFDQPAMSSNMSRPASHNAFGDIRDSTGIVDRESLEGLRSSASTPGLIGLQNHSVNSHSFSSAVGSSLSRSTTPESHVIGRPIRSGLPHVGSEVFSAEKSGIGLGNHNGHSNNMNDLADMVSSLSALNLSGARRAEQDSLLKSKMQMEVNNHANVLLSTPNNANLPKHNGLATELNTFSLNERVNLLKKTASFASLRSNVHSTGNITSLANMDFAGQVPGAYPANTKVNNVYNNHLDTALRGRRDGQNLDALGNQVGSEFNSATVDLLDPRIIQCLQQSSDYSMHGMSSSGDPFQMRNFSDASHGDIEGLRKAYLETLITQQKQLCELPLLSKSGLLNHGLFGSQPYGLGMPHSGKQMANSSLPSFGSGNPLFENERISHMNSMMRSPMGGSGSSWHADIGNNMEARFASSLLDEFKNNKAKPFELSDITDHAVQFSTDQYGSRFIQQKLETASVEEKNKIFPEIIPHARALMTDVFGNYVIQKFFEHGTNSQRKELANQLTGHVLPLSLQMYGCRVIQKALEVVDVDQQSQMVSELSGAIMKCVRDQNGNHVIQKCIECVPQDRIQFIISSFYGQVVALSTHPYGCRVIQRVLEHCDDLNTQEIIMDEIMQSVCTLAQDQYGNYVIQHILEHGKPHERTIVISKLAGQIVKMSQQKFASNVIEKCLAFGSPDERQILVNEMLGTSDENEPLQAMMKDPFGNYVVQKVLETCDDQSLELILSRIKVHLNALKRYTYGKHIVSRVEKLITTGERRIGLLA from the exons ATGGCCAGTGGGAGTAAGGTAGATGTGCAAACTTTGGATTTGACGAATAGGACTATTGAAGACACCTTGCAGAGTGAGCTGGAAAGGATACTGCAAGACCAGCGTAGTCAACAGTTTATTAATCGGGATCGAGGTTTCGATATTTATAGGAGTGGAAGTGCGCCTCCAACGGTCGAGGGGTCGTTAAGTGCTTTTGGTAGTTTGAGAAACTTTGATTACGGAGCTAATAATGGTGGGAGGAgtaataatactaataataataataataataataataataataataatggaATTTTGACTGAAGATGAGATTCGATCACATCCAGCGTATCTTTCGTATTATTACTCACATGAGAGTATCAATCCTAGATTGCCGCCACCGTTGTTGTCGAAAGAAGATTGGCGTGTTGCACAAAGGTTTCAAGTTGGTGGGTCTTCTTCAACTGAGGGATTTGGGGATTGGAGGAAGAATGCAACCCCGAATGGTGATAGCTCGTCGCTTTTTTCAATGCAACCAGAATTTTCAGTAAAACAGGCCGAAAATGATTTGATGGAGTTGAGGAAAGCCAGTGGACGGAATCTCTCTAGGCAGAGTTCGCCTCAGATGCTTGATAGGCATATGGATGGTATAAGAATGCCGGGAACTGGTTTAGGTGTGAGGAGGACATGTTATTCAGACATTCTTCAG GATGGATTTGATCAACCTGCTATGTCTAGCAATATGTCACGTCCAGCAAGTCACAATGCATTTGGTGATATCAGGGATTCAACTGGCATTGTTGATCGCGAGTCCTTGGAGGGGTTGCGTTCATCAGCCTCTACCCCTGGTTTGATCGGACTTCAGAACCACAGTGTAAATTCTCACAGTTTTTCATCTGCTGTGGGTTCTTCTCTGTCAAGGTCGACGACCCCTGAATCACACGTTATTGGGAGACCTATTAGATCTGGACTTCCTCATGTGGGTAGCGAAGTTTTCTCTGCTGAGAAAAGTGGTATTGGCTTGGGTAACCATAATGGTCACTCTAACAATATGAACGATCTTGCTGATATGGTGTCCTCTTTATCAGCGTTAAACTTATCAGGTGCTAGACGTGCAGAACAAGATAGTCTTTTGAAATCTAAGATGCAGATGGAAGTTAATAATCATGCTAATGTTCTGTTGAGCACACCCAACAATGCTAATTTGCCCAAACATAATGGTCTTGCAACAGAGCTGAATACATTTAGTTTGAATGAGCGAGTCAATCTACTGAAAAAAACTGCTTCTTTTGCTAGTCTCCGTTCAAATGTGCATTCTACTGGAAACATAACAAGTTTGGCAAATATGGACTTCGCTGGCCAAGTTCCTGGTGCATATCCTGCAAACACAAAAGTGAATAATGTGTACAATAATCATCTTGATACAG CTCTGAGGGGTCGGAGAGATGGACAAAATTTAGATGCATTGGGAAATCAAGTGGGTTCTGAATTCAATTCTGCAACTGTGGACCTACTGGACCCACGCATCATCCAATGCCTGCAGCAAAGTTCTGATTACTCCATGCATGGAATGAGTAGTTCTGGTGATCCTTTTCAAATGAGAAATTTCTCTGATGCTTCACATGGAGATATAGAGGGACTTCGGAAAGCATATCTTGAAACACTTATTACTCAACAAAAGCAACTGTGTGAACTCCCACTTCTGAGCAAATCTGGTCTTCTTAATCATGGGTTATTTGGGAGTCAACCATATGGTCTTGGAATGCCACATTCAGGAAAGCAGATGGCCAATTCCTCACTTCCTTCTTTTGGATCTGGAAATCCACTATTTGAGAATGAACGTATCTCACACATGAATTCTATGATGAGAAGTCCTATGGGAGGTTCTGGCAGCTCATGGCATGCTGATATTGGAAATAACATGGAGGCTAGGTTTGCTTCATCCTTGTTGGATGAATTCAAGAACAACAAAGCCAAACCTTTTGAACTTTCAGATATCACTGATCATGCTGTACAGTTCAG TACTGATCAGTATGGTAGCCGCTTTATTCAGCAGAAATTAGAAACAGCATCAGTAGAAGAGAAGAACAAGATATTTCCTGAGATAATTCCTCATGCTCGTGCCTTGATGACTGATGTCTTTGGCAATTATGTCATACAGAAA TTTTTTGAGCACGGTACTAATAGTCAAAGAAAGGAATTGGCCAACCAACTTACAGGTCATGTTTTACCTCTTAGTCTGCAAATGTATGGTTGCAGAGTGATTCAGAAG GCCTTGGAGGTGGTTGATGTTGATCAGCAGAGCCAAATGGTGTCAGAGCTCAGTGGCGCAATAATGAAATGCGTACGTGACCAAAACGGAAACCATGTTATTCAAAAGTGCATAGAGTGTGTCCCTCAAGATAGAATTCAGTTTATCATCTCATCTTTTTATGGGCAAGTTGTTGCACTTTCTACTCATCCTTATGGGTGCAGAGTTATTCAG AGGGTTCTAGAACATTGTGATGATCTAAATACTCAAGAAATTATCATGGATGAAATTATGCAATCTGTCTGCACCTTAGCACAGGATCAATATGGAAATTATGTTATTCAG CACATCCTCGAACATGGTAAACCACATGAACGGACTATTGTTATCAGCAAGCTTGCGGGACAAATTGTTAAGATGAGCCAGCAAAAATTTGCTTCTAATGTCATCGAGAAGTGCTTGGCTTTCGGCTCTCCTGACGAACGTCAAATTTTGGTGAATGAAATGCTCGGCACCTCTGATGAGAATGAGCCCTTACAG GCGATGATGAAAGACCCGTTTGGAAATTATGTTGTGCAAAAGGTTCTGGAGACTTGTGATGATCAAAGTCTTGAGCTGATTCTTTCTCGCATCAAGGTTCACTTGAATGCCCTAAAGAGATATACTTACGGCAAACACATAGTTTCTCGTGTGGAGAAATTGATAACCACCGGAG AAAGGCGCATAGGATTGTTGGCCTAA
- the LOC127098493 gene encoding pumilio homolog 4 isoform X1: MASGSKVDVQTLDLTNRTIEDTLQSELERILQDQRSQQFINRDRGFDIYRSGSAPPTVEGSLSAFGSLRNFDYGANNGGRSNNTNNNNNNNNNNNNGILTEDEIRSHPAYLSYYYSHESINPRLPPPLLSKEDWRVAQRFQVGGSSSTEGFGDWRKNATPNGDSSSLFSMQPEFSVKQAENDLMELRKASGRNLSRQSSPQMLDRHMDGIRMPGTGLGVRRTCYSDILQQDGFDQPAMSSNMSRPASHNAFGDIRDSTGIVDRESLEGLRSSASTPGLIGLQNHSVNSHSFSSAVGSSLSRSTTPESHVIGRPIRSGLPHVGSEVFSAEKSGIGLGNHNGHSNNMNDLADMVSSLSALNLSGARRAEQDSLLKSKMQMEVNNHANVLLSTPNNANLPKHNGLATELNTFSLNERVNLLKKTASFASLRSNVHSTGNITSLANMDFAGQVPGAYPANTKVNNVYNNHLDTALRGRRDGQNLDALGNQVGSEFNSATVDLLDPRIIQCLQQSSDYSMHGMSSSGDPFQMRNFSDASHGDIEGLRKAYLETLITQQKQLCELPLLSKSGLLNHGLFGSQPYGLGMPHSGKQMANSSLPSFGSGNPLFENERISHMNSMMRSPMGGSGSSWHADIGNNMEARFASSLLDEFKNNKAKPFELSDITDHAVQFSTDQYGSRFIQQKLETASVEEKNKIFPEIIPHARALMTDVFGNYVIQKFFEHGTNSQRKELANQLTGHVLPLSLQMYGCRVIQKALEVVDVDQQSQMVSELSGAIMKCVRDQNGNHVIQKCIECVPQDRIQFIISSFYGQVVALSTHPYGCRVIQRVLEHCDDLNTQEIIMDEIMQSVCTLAQDQYGNYVIQHILEHGKPHERTIVISKLAGQIVKMSQQKFASNVIEKCLAFGSPDERQILVNEMLGTSDENEPLQAMMKDPFGNYVVQKVLETCDDQSLELILSRIKVHLNALKRYTYGKHIVSRVEKLITTGERRIGLLA; the protein is encoded by the exons ATGGCCAGTGGGAGTAAGGTAGATGTGCAAACTTTGGATTTGACGAATAGGACTATTGAAGACACCTTGCAGAGTGAGCTGGAAAGGATACTGCAAGACCAGCGTAGTCAACAGTTTATTAATCGGGATCGAGGTTTCGATATTTATAGGAGTGGAAGTGCGCCTCCAACGGTCGAGGGGTCGTTAAGTGCTTTTGGTAGTTTGAGAAACTTTGATTACGGAGCTAATAATGGTGGGAGGAgtaataatactaataataataataataataataataataataataatggaATTTTGACTGAAGATGAGATTCGATCACATCCAGCGTATCTTTCGTATTATTACTCACATGAGAGTATCAATCCTAGATTGCCGCCACCGTTGTTGTCGAAAGAAGATTGGCGTGTTGCACAAAGGTTTCAAGTTGGTGGGTCTTCTTCAACTGAGGGATTTGGGGATTGGAGGAAGAATGCAACCCCGAATGGTGATAGCTCGTCGCTTTTTTCAATGCAACCAGAATTTTCAGTAAAACAGGCCGAAAATGATTTGATGGAGTTGAGGAAAGCCAGTGGACGGAATCTCTCTAGGCAGAGTTCGCCTCAGATGCTTGATAGGCATATGGATGGTATAAGAATGCCGGGAACTGGTTTAGGTGTGAGGAGGACATGTTATTCAGACATTCTTCAG CAGGATGGATTTGATCAACCTGCTATGTCTAGCAATATGTCACGTCCAGCAAGTCACAATGCATTTGGTGATATCAGGGATTCAACTGGCATTGTTGATCGCGAGTCCTTGGAGGGGTTGCGTTCATCAGCCTCTACCCCTGGTTTGATCGGACTTCAGAACCACAGTGTAAATTCTCACAGTTTTTCATCTGCTGTGGGTTCTTCTCTGTCAAGGTCGACGACCCCTGAATCACACGTTATTGGGAGACCTATTAGATCTGGACTTCCTCATGTGGGTAGCGAAGTTTTCTCTGCTGAGAAAAGTGGTATTGGCTTGGGTAACCATAATGGTCACTCTAACAATATGAACGATCTTGCTGATATGGTGTCCTCTTTATCAGCGTTAAACTTATCAGGTGCTAGACGTGCAGAACAAGATAGTCTTTTGAAATCTAAGATGCAGATGGAAGTTAATAATCATGCTAATGTTCTGTTGAGCACACCCAACAATGCTAATTTGCCCAAACATAATGGTCTTGCAACAGAGCTGAATACATTTAGTTTGAATGAGCGAGTCAATCTACTGAAAAAAACTGCTTCTTTTGCTAGTCTCCGTTCAAATGTGCATTCTACTGGAAACATAACAAGTTTGGCAAATATGGACTTCGCTGGCCAAGTTCCTGGTGCATATCCTGCAAACACAAAAGTGAATAATGTGTACAATAATCATCTTGATACAG CTCTGAGGGGTCGGAGAGATGGACAAAATTTAGATGCATTGGGAAATCAAGTGGGTTCTGAATTCAATTCTGCAACTGTGGACCTACTGGACCCACGCATCATCCAATGCCTGCAGCAAAGTTCTGATTACTCCATGCATGGAATGAGTAGTTCTGGTGATCCTTTTCAAATGAGAAATTTCTCTGATGCTTCACATGGAGATATAGAGGGACTTCGGAAAGCATATCTTGAAACACTTATTACTCAACAAAAGCAACTGTGTGAACTCCCACTTCTGAGCAAATCTGGTCTTCTTAATCATGGGTTATTTGGGAGTCAACCATATGGTCTTGGAATGCCACATTCAGGAAAGCAGATGGCCAATTCCTCACTTCCTTCTTTTGGATCTGGAAATCCACTATTTGAGAATGAACGTATCTCACACATGAATTCTATGATGAGAAGTCCTATGGGAGGTTCTGGCAGCTCATGGCATGCTGATATTGGAAATAACATGGAGGCTAGGTTTGCTTCATCCTTGTTGGATGAATTCAAGAACAACAAAGCCAAACCTTTTGAACTTTCAGATATCACTGATCATGCTGTACAGTTCAG TACTGATCAGTATGGTAGCCGCTTTATTCAGCAGAAATTAGAAACAGCATCAGTAGAAGAGAAGAACAAGATATTTCCTGAGATAATTCCTCATGCTCGTGCCTTGATGACTGATGTCTTTGGCAATTATGTCATACAGAAA TTTTTTGAGCACGGTACTAATAGTCAAAGAAAGGAATTGGCCAACCAACTTACAGGTCATGTTTTACCTCTTAGTCTGCAAATGTATGGTTGCAGAGTGATTCAGAAG GCCTTGGAGGTGGTTGATGTTGATCAGCAGAGCCAAATGGTGTCAGAGCTCAGTGGCGCAATAATGAAATGCGTACGTGACCAAAACGGAAACCATGTTATTCAAAAGTGCATAGAGTGTGTCCCTCAAGATAGAATTCAGTTTATCATCTCATCTTTTTATGGGCAAGTTGTTGCACTTTCTACTCATCCTTATGGGTGCAGAGTTATTCAG AGGGTTCTAGAACATTGTGATGATCTAAATACTCAAGAAATTATCATGGATGAAATTATGCAATCTGTCTGCACCTTAGCACAGGATCAATATGGAAATTATGTTATTCAG CACATCCTCGAACATGGTAAACCACATGAACGGACTATTGTTATCAGCAAGCTTGCGGGACAAATTGTTAAGATGAGCCAGCAAAAATTTGCTTCTAATGTCATCGAGAAGTGCTTGGCTTTCGGCTCTCCTGACGAACGTCAAATTTTGGTGAATGAAATGCTCGGCACCTCTGATGAGAATGAGCCCTTACAG GCGATGATGAAAGACCCGTTTGGAAATTATGTTGTGCAAAAGGTTCTGGAGACTTGTGATGATCAAAGTCTTGAGCTGATTCTTTCTCGCATCAAGGTTCACTTGAATGCCCTAAAGAGATATACTTACGGCAAACACATAGTTTCTCGTGTGGAGAAATTGATAACCACCGGAG AAAGGCGCATAGGATTGTTGGCCTAA